CGCAGCGACTATATAAAAGCTTTACCCGTCAGAGTCTCTAGGGTTCTTCGTttctccctcgcgccgccgcctcctctctcgtCCCGGCGCGCTTGGAGCTCGACCTACCCGCGCGCCGCCCACTATGGTACGCGATAACCACTGGGATATAACATGCTGCTCCTTGCTGTTTTACGTGCCCTGACGCCGGTGTTAATCTCGTGTTTTGTTTCTCTCAGATCATCTCCAAGAAGAACCGCAATGAGATCTGCAAGTACCTCTTCCAAGGTCAGTAATTCTCAATCCATCGCGCTTGTAGGCTAGTAGCCACAATTGTGGCGTAGTTGATCGTGATTAGGATTGATCTGATGCGCCCACAGcaacaaagaaaataaatatttTAAGGGAAGAGGTGAATTGTATCAATGTATAGGATTTGATTCGTTGGTACAGTTTTGCATACCAGGAAACCTAGTAGGCTCTCATAAGTTGGGTCGGATCATGTTCTCCCATAAGCAAAAGGAATCTATGTATAAGGGGGATTGGTATCTCTGAATTTATGTGCATCAACAAACAAATGAAAATTCCATGCCATGGCTTGTTATGACTTCCTGCACCAGGAAATACGAAACTGAATTCACCTAATGCCATATTTGTTGGTGACATCATTTACTTGATGGTATGTCTGCAAATCATGTAGTACATCAGAAATCAAATGAAAGATTCCATACTCTGGTTTGTCATAACTTTTAACTTGCTACACCAGAAATTTTGAAAATTATTTAATGTGAAGTCACATTTATTCGTGAAATCATTTTATCTGATGCATGTATGTGCTATTGCAGAGGGGGTGCTGTATGCCAAGAAAGACTACAACCTGGCGAAGCACCCGCAGATTGACGTGCCGAACCTCCAGGTGATCAAGCTCATGCAGAGCTTCAAGTCTAAGGAATACGTCAGGGAGACCTTCTCGTGGCAGCATTACTATTGGTACCTCACCAACGATGGCATCGAGTTCCTGCGCAACTTCCTCAACCTGCCATCTGAGATCGTGCCTGCCACGCTCAAGAAGTCTGCCAGGCCTCCTGGCCGCCCTCTTGGCTCTGGCCCACCTGGTGACCGCCCAAGGTATAGTTCATTTGCCATTGCTCTGGGAGTCATTGACATTGCTCTGGAATATGCAAATCATCTCTTTTGTTACAATGCCATTGTCCTTGATATACCTTTCAGTACCTCTGGGATGATTTCAGTTGCACTTACTTGACTAATGAACATGACTACTAACTTTAGTTTATGATGGCTGATTGTGGTATATTAATTATGACTGAATGTCTCCATTCTGACTGTATGTGATTTGACTTAATCGTTTAAGGTGCAGACTCTAATCTGTAGACGTAGCTTTATATCATAGCAGTATGAACTTGAAAATTCTCTTTTGCATCGGGTTGTGTACTCCTTGGGTTATTCTGTAGACTTGATCTATCTTGCATGATGGTCAGACTTTTTAATGTATGGTTTACTTCCATTTGTGGATGCACCTCCTTTTCTTATTTGTTGGTCCTTTGATTTTATTATGTAGACCACATCAAGATGTTTGTATTCAGGATTTGCAAATGTGGTTGGGTTAAGTTACTATGTTTATTTATCCTCTTGATGATTTTATTGTTGCCAAGGCAATCTCTTAATGTTCCTTATTTTGATTGGACCTTTTGTAGGGGGCCACCTCGCTTTGAGGGCGACAGGCCTAGGTATGGTGACAGGGATGGCTACCGTGGCGGTCCTCGTGGTGCACCTGGTGACTTTGGTGGTGAGAAAGGTGGAGCCCCTGCAGAGTTCCAGCCATCATTCAGGGTAATCAACTTATCTACCTGATGTGCTCCTGTCTTGTTTTGATTTTATGATTTAGCATTGCAATTTCCAGCCAAGATAAA
This region of Triticum aestivum cultivar Chinese Spring chromosome 2D, IWGSC CS RefSeq v2.1, whole genome shotgun sequence genomic DNA includes:
- the LOC123053318 gene encoding 40S ribosomal protein S10-1, encoding MIISKKNRNEICKYLFQEGVLYAKKDYNLAKHPQIDVPNLQVIKLMQSFKSKEYVRETFSWQHYYWYLTNDGIEFLRNFLNLPSEIVPATLKKSARPPGRPLGSGPPGDRPRGPPRFEGDRPRYGDRDGYRGGPRGAPGDFGGEKGGAPAEFQPSFRSSGGGGFGRGGGGGGFGRGGGGGGFGTGPME